The proteins below come from a single Oleidesulfovibrio alaskensis DSM 16109 genomic window:
- the mutS gene encoding DNA mismatch repair protein MutS: protein MTSHSPKLTPMFEQYMNIKAEYPDALLFYRMGDFYELFFEDAEVAARELQIALTCRNPNAENKVPMCGVPHHSARSYISQLVDKGYKVAICEQMEDPREAKGLVKRGVIRVLTSGTALEDENLSPKAHTYLGALCWDKSEGAGGFAWVDFSTGEWSGLQSRKEQELWQWVQKMAPRELLLADTLTPPASLELTETQFSKVPERAYFDYKRSAEKIMSAQQVAELGALGLENRKELVRACGALLTYLSQTQKQDLNHLCQFKPLNLNRHLLLDEITERNLELFRRLDGRKGKGTLWHVLDHTVTPMGGRLLQERLKHPWREQAPIDETQEAVSHFFAHNTLRRQLREALDTVYDIERLSTRIFLNRATPRDYVALRQSLKALPAVRELLEAPQTGDGRYATPEEQLGAALPPFLHRMLKSWDDLADYHDLLEKALVDNPPHVITEGGLFRQGFHPALDELMDLSEHGASKLHDLLAEVQQTTGISKIKLGNNRVFGYYFEVPKSVSEELPDTFVRRQTLANAERYTSERLKELEEKLFSAADKRKTMELKLFQQLREHVAQARPRVLFMADLLATLDHWQGLAEAARHWNWVRPVLHDGQDIVIREGRHPVVEAVQGPAGFIPNDLRIDDQRRLLLITGPNMAGKSTVLRQAAIICILAQIGSFVPAREARIGLCDRIFSRVGASDNLAQGQSTFMVEMMETARILRQATRRSLVILDEIGRGTSTFDGLALAWAVVEELMKKQQAGIRTLFATHYHELTSLEGTIPGVHNMNIAIKEWGGEIVFLRRLVPGPSDRSYGVEVAKLAGVPQNVVQRARQILELLEQKSKADGTRRPASYHEAQPLLPGMPEPPSTASAEPPQTVTPPEPPVLTALRDLDTDNLTPLEALTVLTEWKTLWGAGKNEC from the coding sequence ATGACTAGCCATTCTCCAAAGCTGACCCCGATGTTCGAACAATACATGAACATCAAGGCCGAGTATCCTGACGCCCTGCTCTTTTACCGTATGGGCGACTTTTACGAGCTGTTCTTTGAGGACGCGGAAGTCGCTGCCCGCGAGCTGCAGATAGCCCTGACATGCCGCAACCCCAATGCCGAAAACAAAGTGCCCATGTGCGGTGTGCCCCATCACTCCGCACGCAGCTACATCAGCCAGCTGGTGGATAAAGGCTACAAAGTCGCCATCTGCGAACAGATGGAAGACCCGCGAGAAGCCAAGGGGCTGGTGAAGCGGGGAGTCATAAGAGTTTTGACCTCCGGCACTGCGCTGGAGGACGAAAACCTTTCCCCCAAGGCTCACACCTATCTCGGGGCATTGTGCTGGGACAAGTCGGAAGGAGCCGGCGGATTTGCATGGGTGGACTTTTCCACAGGCGAGTGGTCCGGACTGCAAAGCCGGAAAGAACAGGAACTCTGGCAATGGGTTCAGAAAATGGCGCCCCGCGAATTGCTGCTGGCCGACACGCTGACACCGCCTGCATCGCTGGAACTGACCGAAACCCAGTTCAGCAAAGTGCCGGAACGCGCTTATTTTGATTACAAACGCTCGGCGGAAAAGATCATGTCTGCCCAGCAGGTTGCCGAACTCGGCGCACTGGGGCTGGAAAACCGCAAAGAACTCGTCCGGGCCTGCGGGGCGCTGCTCACATATCTTTCCCAGACACAGAAGCAGGACCTTAACCACCTTTGCCAGTTCAAGCCGCTGAACCTGAACCGACATCTGCTGCTTGACGAAATAACCGAGAGGAATCTCGAGCTTTTCAGACGGCTGGACGGTCGCAAGGGCAAAGGCACCCTGTGGCATGTTCTGGACCATACGGTCACCCCCATGGGCGGAAGACTGCTGCAGGAACGCCTGAAACACCCGTGGCGCGAACAGGCCCCCATTGACGAAACGCAGGAAGCCGTTTCGCACTTTTTTGCCCACAACACACTGCGCAGACAGCTCAGAGAAGCACTTGATACGGTTTATGACATCGAGCGGCTGAGCACCCGGATTTTTCTGAACCGGGCAACCCCAAGGGATTACGTGGCGCTGCGGCAGAGCCTGAAAGCACTGCCGGCAGTAAGAGAACTGCTGGAGGCCCCGCAGACAGGAGACGGCAGATACGCCACTCCGGAAGAACAGCTGGGGGCCGCCCTGCCGCCCTTTCTGCACAGAATGCTCAAAAGCTGGGATGACCTTGCCGACTACCACGATCTTCTGGAAAAAGCGCTGGTAGACAACCCGCCCCACGTCATCACGGAAGGCGGACTGTTCCGTCAGGGATTCCACCCTGCTCTGGACGAGCTGATGGATCTCTCCGAACACGGAGCCTCGAAATTGCATGACCTGCTTGCAGAGGTACAGCAGACCACAGGCATCAGCAAAATAAAACTCGGCAATAACAGAGTGTTCGGTTATTATTTTGAAGTACCGAAGTCTGTTTCGGAAGAACTGCCCGACACCTTTGTTCGCCGTCAGACGCTGGCCAACGCCGAACGGTATACATCAGAGCGCCTCAAGGAGCTGGAAGAAAAGCTGTTTTCAGCAGCCGACAAGCGCAAGACCATGGAACTGAAGCTGTTTCAGCAACTGCGCGAGCATGTGGCCCAAGCCCGACCGAGAGTGCTTTTCATGGCGGATCTGCTGGCCACCCTTGACCACTGGCAGGGACTGGCGGAAGCCGCCCGGCACTGGAACTGGGTGCGCCCGGTTCTGCATGACGGGCAGGATATTGTCATCCGCGAAGGACGCCATCCTGTGGTGGAAGCCGTACAGGGACCTGCGGGATTCATCCCCAACGATCTGCGCATAGATGACCAGCGCCGCCTGCTGCTGATTACCGGCCCCAACATGGCCGGCAAGTCCACAGTCCTGAGACAGGCTGCGATTATCTGCATTCTTGCCCAGATAGGTTCTTTTGTTCCTGCACGGGAGGCGCGCATAGGGCTGTGCGACCGTATTTTTTCGCGTGTGGGGGCTTCGGACAATCTGGCGCAGGGGCAGTCCACATTCATGGTTGAAATGATGGAGACAGCCCGTATTCTGCGGCAGGCCACCAGGCGCAGTCTGGTCATACTTGATGAAATCGGCCGCGGCACATCAACCTTTGACGGACTGGCTCTGGCGTGGGCTGTAGTTGAAGAACTTATGAAAAAACAGCAGGCCGGCATACGCACGCTGTTTGCCACCCATTACCACGAGCTGACGTCGCTGGAGGGAACCATTCCCGGCGTGCACAACATGAACATCGCCATAAAGGAATGGGGAGGCGAGATTGTCTTTCTGCGCCGGCTGGTGCCCGGTCCTTCCGACCGCAGCTATGGTGTAGAGGTGGCAAAGCTGGCCGGAGTACCGCAAAACGTGGTGCAACGTGCCCGACAGATTCTGGAGTTACTGGAGCAGAAAAGCAAAGCTGACGGAACCAGACGCCCGGCATCATACCACGAAGCCCAGCCGCTGCTGCCGGGTATGCCCGAACCGCCATCAACAGCAAGTGCAGAACCACCTCAGACCGTCACGCCGCCTGAGCCTCCCGTGCTTACCGCCCTGCGTGACCTTGACACGGACAACCTGACACCACTGGAAGCCCTTACCGTCCTGACGGAATGGAAAACTTTATGGGGAGCCGGAAAAAATGAATGCTGA